One Streptomyces sp. V4I8 genomic window carries:
- a CDS encoding SDR family NAD(P)-dependent oxidoreductase yields the protein MPRTVLVTGGTSGIGRAIAARFAADRSEVLITGRNPDTVEAAAEELGVRGAVCDATDTAQVAELAARLDTVDVLVNAAGGLSQPAGEGAALDEVLALWHANLAQNLLSAVLATASVQNKLTGGSSVVSIGSIGAERGGGSYGAAKAALGAWNASLSAELAPKGVTCNMISSGYIAGTNFFQGRLSDERHRALVAETHNKRPGTVDDIAQTAHFLASPGARHITGQAIHVNGGAFTTR from the coding sequence TTGCCGCGCACTGTTCTCGTCACGGGTGGCACCAGTGGGATCGGCCGTGCCATCGCCGCCCGGTTCGCCGCCGACCGGTCAGAGGTCCTCATCACCGGACGCAACCCCGACACGGTCGAAGCGGCCGCCGAGGAGCTGGGCGTGCGCGGCGCTGTCTGCGACGCCACCGACACCGCCCAGGTCGCGGAGCTCGCCGCCCGGCTCGACACGGTGGACGTCCTGGTCAACGCCGCCGGTGGTCTGTCCCAGCCCGCAGGTGAGGGGGCGGCCCTGGATGAGGTGCTGGCCCTCTGGCATGCCAATCTGGCCCAGAACCTGCTCAGTGCCGTGCTGGCCACGGCCTCGGTGCAGAACAAGCTCACCGGCGGGAGCTCCGTCGTCAGCATCGGTTCGATCGGTGCCGAGCGCGGAGGTGGCTCCTACGGCGCGGCCAAAGCCGCCCTCGGTGCATGGAACGCCTCACTGTCCGCCGAGCTCGCTCCCAAGGGCGTCACCTGCAACATGATTTCCTCGGGCTATATCGCCGGCACCAACTTCTTCCAGGGCCGGTTGAGCGACGAACGCCATCGCGCGCTCGTGGCGGAGACGCACAACAAACGGCCGGGCACGGTCGACGACATCGCCCAGACCGCCCACTTCCTCGCGTCGCCAGGGGCCCGTCACATCACCGGCCAGGCCATCCACGTCAACGGGGGTGCCTTCACCACGCGATAG
- a CDS encoding MarR family winged helix-turn-helix transcriptional regulator, which produces MTDALPSSPGTPEPAHSPAEIAAAWRRERPGTPTESIEIVTPVWWLAKLFADDRTRALRAAGIDSATLDLLSVIRRSGPPYTLSTRELARRTLVTAGAISQRVARAERDGLVERIPGPAGSRTVLVRLTADGHALIERSVDTVLGREATLVSGLSANERAALIELLDKLMADVRHRTGTQGENQG; this is translated from the coding sequence ATGACCGACGCCCTCCCCTCCTCCCCGGGAACCCCCGAACCGGCCCACTCCCCCGCTGAGATCGCCGCAGCCTGGAGACGGGAGAGACCCGGCACGCCGACCGAGTCGATCGAGATCGTCACGCCCGTCTGGTGGCTGGCCAAGCTCTTCGCCGACGACCGCACCCGGGCCCTGCGAGCAGCCGGCATCGACAGCGCCACGCTGGATCTGCTGTCCGTCATCCGTCGCTCGGGTCCGCCCTACACCCTGAGCACCCGCGAGCTCGCCCGACGGACCCTGGTGACCGCCGGAGCGATCTCCCAGCGTGTCGCACGGGCCGAACGGGACGGACTGGTCGAGCGCATCCCGGGCCCGGCCGGCAGCCGGACCGTCCTGGTGAGACTCACGGCCGACGGCCACGCGCTCATCGAACGGTCCGTCGACACCGTGCTCGGGCGAGAAGCCACCCTCGTCAGCGGCCTGTCGGCGAACGAACGCGCCGCGCTCATCGAACTGCTCGACAAACTGATGGCCGACGTCCGGCACCGCACGGGCACACAAGGCGAGAACCAGGGATGA
- a CDS encoding GAF and ANTAR domain-containing protein, with protein sequence MDWARFAQQMAAMARDLLAQESVDATLNRITRSATELVEGCDAAGILVLRGKEVQTLAPTHELVIESDQLQERLSEGPCFDAARTKEGERVFRIPDFTGQQLRWPSYAPQAHQLGVGSMMGFLLYTEDEELGALNIYSRKPGAFTEASELAGWLLASHAAVAFSSARTHAQMERAVATRHMIGEAMGILMGSHGLTEEQAFDTLRRYSQENNVKLREVARLICEDGGLS encoded by the coding sequence ATGGACTGGGCTCGGTTCGCGCAGCAGATGGCGGCGATGGCGCGGGATCTCCTCGCCCAGGAGTCGGTCGATGCCACCCTGAACCGGATCACCCGCTCGGCCACCGAGCTGGTGGAGGGCTGCGACGCGGCCGGCATCCTGGTGCTGCGGGGCAAGGAGGTCCAGACTCTCGCACCCACTCACGAGCTGGTCATCGAGAGTGACCAGCTGCAGGAGCGGTTGAGCGAGGGGCCGTGCTTCGACGCCGCCCGGACCAAGGAGGGCGAGCGGGTCTTCCGCATCCCGGACTTCACCGGGCAACAGCTGCGATGGCCCTCCTACGCCCCCCAGGCCCATCAGCTCGGCGTGGGCAGCATGATGGGCTTCCTGCTCTACACCGAGGACGAAGAGCTCGGTGCGCTGAACATCTACTCCCGCAAGCCCGGCGCCTTCACCGAGGCCAGCGAGCTGGCCGGCTGGCTGCTGGCCTCCCATGCCGCCGTCGCCTTCTCCAGCGCCCGTACGCACGCCCAGATGGAACGCGCGGTCGCCACCCGCCACATGATCGGCGAGGCCATGGGCATCCTGATGGGCAGTCACGGCCTCACCGAAGAACAGGCATTCGACACCCTGCGCCGGTATTCGCAGGAGAACAACGTCAAACTCCGTGAGGTCGCCCGGCTGATCTGCGAGGACGGCGGCCTGTCCTGA
- a CDS encoding esterase/lipase family protein, which produces MSHRPARPATRSRLITCWATVGAVAALALGFPGTSVADDGPTPPAAATASAPEAFLRGTLQPDAAPPGANDWKCRPSAAHPRPVVLLHATLTNAHMNWSMLSPLLKEAGYCVFAPNYGGRPGVPFKATQHIPDSAREIARYVDRVLDATGARQVDLVGHSQGGGVLPRWYLRFEGGTNPAKPSRNKVRRLIGLAPSNHGAGVSGLGTLTTTLGLNQTVSLVAGQAYADQMVGSEVHTRLDRGGDTQPGVHYTVIATRYDEVVTPYQNQFLKAGPRAKVRNITLQDVCPQDLSEHISIAYDSNALQIVLNALDPAHAHPVDCRLSAPLIGG; this is translated from the coding sequence ATGTCCCATCGCCCTGCCCGGCCTGCGACGCGTTCACGCCTGATCACTTGCTGGGCGACTGTCGGCGCGGTCGCAGCTCTGGCACTCGGTTTCCCGGGTACGTCGGTCGCGGATGACGGCCCGACCCCACCCGCGGCCGCGACCGCCTCGGCCCCCGAGGCCTTCCTGCGTGGAACCCTCCAGCCGGACGCAGCGCCGCCGGGGGCGAACGACTGGAAGTGCCGGCCGAGCGCCGCGCACCCCCGCCCCGTCGTCCTGCTGCACGCGACCCTGACGAACGCTCACATGAACTGGAGCATGCTGTCACCCCTGCTGAAGGAGGCCGGATACTGCGTCTTCGCGCCGAACTACGGCGGGAGACCGGGCGTTCCGTTCAAGGCCACACAGCACATCCCCGACTCCGCCCGCGAGATCGCCCGCTATGTCGACCGGGTGCTCGACGCCACCGGCGCCCGGCAGGTCGACCTGGTGGGGCACTCCCAGGGCGGCGGTGTGCTCCCCCGCTGGTACCTGCGGTTCGAAGGGGGCACGAACCCGGCGAAGCCGTCACGCAACAAGGTGCGCAGGCTCATCGGCCTGGCCCCGTCCAACCACGGCGCCGGCGTCTCAGGTCTGGGCACCCTCACCACCACCCTCGGCCTCAACCAGACGGTGTCCCTCGTGGCGGGGCAGGCGTACGCGGACCAGATGGTGGGGTCCGAGGTGCACACCAGACTCGACAGGGGAGGCGACACCCAACCGGGAGTCCACTACACGGTCATCGCCACCCGGTACGACGAGGTTGTCACGCCCTACCAAAATCAGTTCCTCAAGGCCGGGCCGCGGGCGAAGGTGCGCAACATCACTCTCCAGGACGTCTGCCCGCAGGACCTCTCCGAGCACATCTCGATCGCCTACGACTCCAACGCCCTGCAGATCGTCCTCAACGCCCTCGACCCGGCCCACGCCCACCCGGTGGACTGCCGCCTCTCGGCACCCCTCATCGGCGGCTGA
- a CDS encoding DinB family protein codes for MTDRPARWTRASIYPDMWADPADDPRNSGGPSPDGELATLQDFLTNYRMTLRMKCEGLDAEQLARRSVPPSTMSLFGLLRHLAEVERDWRNWINDDDPLPKLYGERDADFDGVVAEQAEVDAAYADLAREQAATDAALAEHPDLGEPLGREGIAVRELMVHRIEEYARHCGHADLLRECIDGRVGQ; via the coding sequence ATGACTGACCGACCCGCACGATGGACCCGGGCGTCGATCTACCCCGACATGTGGGCCGACCCGGCCGACGACCCCCGCAACAGCGGGGGACCCAGCCCCGACGGTGAACTGGCCACGCTGCAGGACTTCCTGACGAACTACCGCATGACCCTGCGGATGAAGTGCGAGGGCCTGGACGCGGAGCAACTGGCCCGCCGGTCGGTACCGCCGTCGACCATGTCGCTCTTCGGCCTGCTCCGGCACCTCGCCGAGGTGGAACGGGACTGGCGCAACTGGATCAACGACGATGATCCGCTGCCGAAGCTGTACGGCGAGCGTGACGCGGACTTCGACGGAGTCGTCGCCGAGCAGGCCGAGGTCGACGCGGCGTACGCCGACCTGGCCCGCGAGCAGGCCGCGACCGACGCCGCACTGGCCGAGCACCCGGATCTGGGCGAGCCGCTCGGAAGGGAAGGGATCGCGGTGAGGGAGCTGATGGTGCACCGGATCGAGGAGTACGCCCGTCACTGTGGGCACGCCGACCTGTTGCGCGAGTGCATCGACGGAAGGGTGGGGCAGTGA
- a CDS encoding peptidylprolyl isomerase, producing the protein MSENVFFKVSAGGKDLGRIVFRLFDDVVPKTARNFRELATGQHGFGYKGAPFHRVIPEFMLQGGDFTNGNGTGGKSIYGETFADENFQLKHDRPFLLSMANAGPGTNGSQFFITTVVTPWLDGKHVVFGEVVEGEDVVKAVEALGSRSGATSTKIVVEDCGVVA; encoded by the coding sequence ATGAGCGAGAACGTGTTTTTCAAGGTTTCGGCTGGTGGCAAGGACCTCGGCCGTATCGTCTTCCGTCTGTTCGACGACGTCGTGCCCAAGACCGCACGCAACTTCCGTGAGCTGGCGACCGGCCAGCACGGGTTCGGCTACAAGGGTGCGCCCTTCCACCGGGTCATCCCGGAGTTCATGCTGCAGGGCGGTGACTTCACCAACGGCAACGGCACCGGCGGCAAGAGCATCTACGGTGAGACGTTCGCGGACGAGAACTTCCAGCTGAAGCACGACCGGCCGTTCCTGCTCAGCATGGCCAACGCGGGCCCGGGCACCAACGGCTCGCAGTTCTTCATCACCACCGTGGTGACGCCGTGGCTGGACGGCAAGCACGTCGTCTTCGGCGAGGTCGTCGAGGGTGAGGACGTCGTCAAGGCGGTCGAGGCCCTCGGCAGCCGCTCGGGCGCGACGAGCACGAAGATCGTCGTCGAGGACTGCGGCGTCGTCGCCTGA
- a CDS encoding IlvD/Edd family dehydratase, protein MVRLRSAQWYEGQDRNAYIHRAWMRRGVPGDAFTGRPQIAIANTASDLTPCNAHLDEVASSVRDGVYEAGGIPLDLPVVSLGETNVRPTAMLWRNMAAMATEEMLRANPIDGVVLLGGCDKTIPSLLMAAASVDLPAVVVPGGPMLTGTFRGTPLGCGTDVWRLSEEVRAGTLAQEEFTRSESAMIRSRGHCNTMGTASTMALVAEALGTVVPGVAGTPAPDSRLLEAAHLTGRLAVDMVGADRRPGSFLTKASFHNAIVALAAIGGSTNAVVHLLAIAGRLGIDLSLDDFDRIGSRVPVLVDLQPAGRFLMEDFHRAGGLLAVLREVRDLLDPDALTVTGKPLVDTLDDAPIWDTEVIRTRAEPLVAEGGIAVLRGNLAPDGAIVKPAAASPHLLRHRGRAVVFDSIEDFHARVDDPDLDVDADSVLVLRGCGPKGYPGMPEVSNMPLPKKLLGQGVRDMVRVCDGRMSGTAYGTVVLHVAPEAAAGGPLALVRTGDFIVLDVEARRLDVDVPADELARRTPSEATVSAYANPRRGWERLYVDHVLQADTGADLDFLTGASGSEVGRESH, encoded by the coding sequence ATGGTGAGGCTGCGCAGCGCACAGTGGTACGAGGGACAGGACCGCAACGCCTACATCCACCGCGCGTGGATGCGCAGGGGCGTGCCGGGTGACGCCTTCACCGGCCGGCCGCAGATCGCCATCGCCAACACGGCCTCTGACCTGACCCCTTGCAACGCTCATCTCGACGAGGTCGCGTCCTCGGTCCGCGACGGCGTGTACGAGGCGGGCGGCATCCCGCTGGACCTGCCCGTGGTGTCGCTCGGCGAGACGAACGTGCGGCCCACCGCCATGCTCTGGCGCAACATGGCCGCGATGGCCACGGAGGAGATGCTGCGGGCCAACCCCATAGACGGCGTCGTCCTGCTGGGCGGCTGCGACAAGACGATCCCGTCGCTGCTCATGGCCGCCGCGTCGGTGGACCTGCCCGCGGTCGTCGTGCCCGGCGGCCCGATGCTGACCGGGACGTTCCGCGGTACGCCGCTGGGCTGCGGCACCGATGTGTGGCGGCTGTCGGAGGAGGTCCGCGCGGGCACGCTCGCGCAGGAGGAGTTCACCCGCTCCGAGTCGGCGATGATCCGCAGCCGGGGCCACTGCAACACCATGGGAACCGCCTCCACGATGGCCCTGGTGGCCGAGGCGCTGGGCACCGTCGTTCCCGGCGTGGCAGGGACCCCGGCCCCGGACAGCCGTCTGCTGGAGGCCGCTCACCTCACCGGACGCCTAGCGGTCGACATGGTGGGCGCCGACCGCAGGCCGGGCTCCTTTCTCACCAAGGCGTCCTTCCACAACGCGATCGTCGCCCTGGCCGCCATCGGCGGCTCCACCAACGCCGTCGTCCACCTCCTGGCGATCGCGGGCCGCCTGGGCATCGACCTCTCCCTCGACGACTTCGACCGCATCGGCTCGCGCGTCCCGGTCCTGGTGGACCTCCAGCCCGCCGGCCGCTTCCTCATGGAGGACTTCCACCGCGCCGGAGGTCTGCTCGCCGTCCTGCGCGAGGTCCGCGACCTGCTCGACCCCGACGCCCTGACCGTCACCGGCAAGCCTCTGGTCGACACGCTCGACGACGCTCCGATCTGGGACACCGAGGTCATCCGCACCCGCGCCGAACCCCTGGTCGCCGAGGGCGGCATCGCCGTCCTGCGCGGCAACCTCGCCCCCGACGGCGCGATCGTCAAACCGGCCGCCGCCTCCCCGCATCTGCTGCGCCACCGCGGACGGGCCGTCGTCTTCGACTCCATCGAGGACTTCCACGCCCGCGTCGACGATCCGGACCTGGACGTCGACGCCGACTCGGTCCTCGTCCTGCGCGGCTGCGGCCCCAAGGGCTACCCGGGCATGCCCGAGGTCTCGAACATGCCCCTGCCGAAGAAACTGCTCGGACAGGGTGTCCGCGACATGGTCCGCGTCTGCGACGGCCGGATGAGCGGCACGGCGTACGGCACGGTCGTCCTGCACGTGGCGCCGGAAGCGGCGGCGGGCGGGCCGTTGGCCCTCGTGCGGACCGGGGACTTCATCGTCCTGGACGTGGAAGCCCGCCGTCTCGACGTCGACGTACCGGCCGACGAACTCGCCCGCAGAACCCCGAGCGAGGCCACGGTCAGCGCCTACGCCAACCCACGGCGCGGCTGGGAACGCCTCTACGTCGACCATGTCCTCCAGGCCGACACGGGCGCCGATCTCGACTTCCTCACCGGGGCGAGCGGCTCGGAGGTCGGCCGCGAGTCGCACTGA
- a CDS encoding IclR family transcriptional regulator, translating to MEHTQPNDGSTAPGETSPISAVGNRLVGSDRVLAVLKELARYPGGVGLEELTRVVASPKPTVHRALGALRRAGLADQDARGRYVLGDEFLRMAFAHHEALPEQVRLRPVLEALAGRFGETAHYAVLDGREVVYRAKVDPPTGAVRLTSTIGGRNPAHTTAVGKLLLARRLGTVEEVEAWIGDSPLERRTAHSLCTAAALHRDLTATRTRGYGIDDQENETGVNCLALPVYPTSPTVPTGAVSVSALAYRTPTASLVDALDDMRALLGRLGEPHS from the coding sequence ATGGAGCATACGCAGCCGAACGACGGATCGACAGCCCCCGGCGAGACCAGTCCGATTTCCGCCGTCGGCAACCGTCTTGTGGGCTCGGACCGGGTGCTGGCGGTTCTGAAGGAGCTCGCCCGGTATCCCGGCGGTGTGGGGCTGGAGGAGCTGACGCGGGTCGTCGCCAGTCCCAAGCCGACCGTCCACCGGGCGCTCGGCGCGCTGCGGCGGGCCGGGCTGGCCGACCAGGACGCCCGCGGCCGCTATGTGCTGGGGGACGAGTTCCTGCGGATGGCCTTCGCCCACCATGAGGCGCTCCCCGAGCAGGTCCGGCTGCGGCCCGTACTCGAAGCGCTGGCAGGACGGTTCGGCGAGACCGCGCACTACGCGGTGCTCGACGGGCGTGAGGTCGTCTACCGGGCCAAGGTCGATCCGCCCACCGGCGCCGTCCGGCTGACGTCGACGATCGGCGGGCGCAACCCCGCCCACACCACCGCCGTCGGAAAGCTCCTGCTCGCCCGGCGGTTGGGCACGGTGGAGGAGGTCGAGGCGTGGATCGGCGACTCACCGCTGGAGCGTCGTACGGCTCACTCCCTGTGCACGGCCGCCGCACTGCACCGCGATCTGACGGCCACGCGTACGAGGGGATACGGCATCGACGACCAGGAGAACGAGACCGGGGTGAACTGCCTCGCCCTACCTGTCTATCCGACCTCGCCCACGGTTCCCACCGGGGCCGTGAGCGTCAGCGCGCTGGCCTACCGGACCCCGACGGCGTCTCTTGTCGATGCCCTCGACGACATGCGCGCTCTGCTCGGCCGGCTCGGCGAACCCCACTCGTGA
- a CDS encoding zinc-binding dehydrogenase, which produces MRAFVLTAPGAYEVQELPAPVAVPGEVIVDVERVGVCGTDMEFFTGAMAYLHQGHSSYPMRPGHEWAGRVAAVGDGVDRGWLGRRVMGDTMLGCGRCRRCVRGHQHVCGKRQEVGIRGARAGALAEQLVVPASSLHALPDSVDAALGALVEPGGNALRAARAAALRTGDRALVLGPGTIGLLVAMFLRAAGAEVHLLDRADSSPAFAHTLGFEHVWDEHSLPDLPFDAVVDASNAAQLPEKALELAEPSGRVVYIGPAGEPSRIDTRTLALKDVTAVGILSASPGLDATIRAYASGAVDPRPLVAATVSLDEAGPVLAGERPQGAGPGPKTHVDPRLGV; this is translated from the coding sequence ATGCGCGCCTTCGTCCTGACCGCCCCCGGCGCGTACGAGGTCCAGGAGCTCCCGGCGCCGGTGGCCGTGCCCGGTGAGGTCATCGTCGACGTCGAGCGGGTCGGCGTGTGCGGCACCGACATGGAGTTCTTCACCGGTGCCATGGCCTACCTGCACCAAGGGCACTCCAGCTACCCGATGCGGCCGGGCCACGAGTGGGCCGGGCGGGTGGCGGCGGTCGGTGACGGAGTCGACCGGGGCTGGCTCGGGCGCCGCGTCATGGGTGACACGATGCTCGGTTGCGGCAGGTGCCGCCGCTGCGTCCGGGGCCATCAGCATGTGTGCGGGAAGCGCCAGGAGGTCGGTATCCGCGGAGCCCGGGCCGGGGCGCTGGCGGAGCAACTCGTGGTGCCGGCATCCTCGTTGCACGCTCTGCCCGACTCGGTCGACGCCGCGCTCGGGGCGCTCGTGGAGCCGGGCGGCAACGCCCTGCGCGCGGCGCGGGCGGCGGCGCTTCGCACCGGTGACCGCGCTCTCGTCCTGGGACCCGGGACGATCGGCCTCCTGGTCGCGATGTTCCTGCGGGCAGCGGGCGCGGAGGTCCACTTGCTGGACCGTGCCGACAGTTCCCCCGCGTTCGCCCACACTCTGGGCTTCGAGCACGTTTGGGACGAGCACTCCCTTCCGGACCTGCCCTTCGACGCGGTCGTCGACGCCTCGAACGCGGCCCAACTACCCGAGAAGGCACTGGAGTTGGCCGAACCTTCCGGGCGTGTCGTCTATATCGGGCCGGCCGGCGAGCCGAGCAGGATCGACACCCGGACGCTCGCGCTGAAGGACGTCACGGCGGTGGGCATCCTCTCCGCCTCCCCCGGCCTGGACGCCACCATCCGAGCCTACGCGTCCGGAGCGGTCGACCCAAGGCCCCTCGTCGCGGCCACCGTGAGCCTCGACGAGGCCGGCCCGGTCCTCGCGGGCGAACGGCCGCAGGGCGCCGGCCCCGGGCCCAAGACGCATGTGGATCCCCGCCTCGGGGTTTGA
- a CDS encoding glycoside hydrolase family 97 catalytic domain-containing protein: MRTSDNREESTADRDDNSGALSRRGVLKGTAVTVGMAAAGIGVARPAHAAAGSCSVTARMGGTSITLSVVDGALRWHAERDGRTVVETSALGIRLSDGTVLGSDVAVTGSGRETVHRTWSPVYGRNARVVDHYQEQRWNLRDRLSGIRFGVRIRAYRTGVALRYVLLDRGTATVADELTTFVFPDGTTVYSARDENAYELVAPDAIPVTGTAGTDNGPLTDLPLTATLAGGLIACVCESARVNFPRLMLSSVPGQPNTLAAFLMEHTARGTGPVEPTTTVTTPFATPWRAVVVGATHAELVDNAELVLNLAPESVLDDTSWIKPGKVFRCELSTAAGLAGVDFAVARGLQYIEYDAGWYGPEFSTVDATTAIAAIDLPSVISYATSQGIGVFLYVNRLALTDADALFGLYKSWGVEGIKLGFINDGTRSMTDQIIEWAATAAEYELLIDMHDDVRPFGFERTYPNYISLEGVRGNEQFPTATHNVTLPFARNIGGPMDYTICYGQSRDKTTNAHQMAMAAVYYQPLNFLFWYDKPSKYGNPANWPGLPWFNAVPTSWDESRTLAGSIGEYVAVARRNGSTWYLGTMTDETSRTLSLPLSFLGSGTYTATIYSDGTPGTNPYQTPVVVSTRTVTSATTLDVAMAPAGGQAIILRPS; encoded by the coding sequence ATGAGAACTTCCGACAACCGGGAAGAGTCCACGGCGGACAGAGACGACAACTCGGGGGCACTGTCACGCCGGGGTGTGCTCAAGGGCACGGCCGTGACCGTCGGGATGGCCGCGGCGGGGATCGGCGTCGCGCGACCGGCCCACGCGGCGGCGGGCTCGTGCAGCGTGACCGCCCGCATGGGCGGAACGTCCATCACGCTGTCCGTGGTGGACGGCGCCCTGCGGTGGCACGCCGAACGCGACGGCAGGACGGTGGTCGAGACCTCGGCCCTGGGTATCAGGCTGAGCGACGGGACCGTCCTCGGCAGTGATGTGGCGGTGACGGGGAGCGGGCGCGAGACCGTTCACCGCACCTGGTCCCCCGTGTACGGGCGCAACGCCAGGGTCGTCGACCACTACCAGGAGCAGCGCTGGAACCTGCGGGACAGGCTCTCGGGGATCCGGTTCGGCGTCCGGATCCGGGCGTATCGGACCGGCGTGGCCCTCCGCTACGTGCTGCTGGACAGGGGCACGGCGACCGTCGCCGACGAGCTGACGACGTTCGTCTTCCCGGACGGCACCACGGTCTACAGCGCCCGCGACGAGAACGCCTACGAACTGGTCGCCCCCGACGCGATCCCCGTCACGGGAACGGCCGGCACGGACAACGGCCCGTTGACCGACCTGCCGCTCACCGCCACCCTCGCGGGCGGTCTCATCGCCTGCGTCTGCGAGTCGGCGCGGGTGAACTTCCCCCGGCTGATGCTCAGTTCGGTTCCGGGGCAGCCGAACACGCTGGCGGCGTTCCTCATGGAGCACACCGCCCGCGGCACCGGCCCCGTCGAGCCGACGACGACCGTCACCACGCCGTTCGCCACGCCCTGGCGCGCCGTCGTCGTCGGCGCCACCCACGCCGAACTCGTCGACAACGCCGAGCTGGTGCTCAATCTGGCCCCGGAGAGCGTCCTCGACGACACCTCCTGGATCAAGCCGGGCAAGGTCTTCCGCTGTGAGCTCAGCACCGCCGCCGGCCTGGCGGGCGTCGACTTCGCCGTGGCCCGTGGCCTGCAGTACATCGAGTACGACGCCGGCTGGTACGGCCCGGAGTTCTCCACCGTCGACGCCACGACGGCGATCGCCGCCATCGATCTGCCGTCGGTCATCTCGTACGCCACGAGCCAGGGCATAGGCGTGTTCCTCTACGTCAACCGGCTCGCCCTGACCGACGCGGACGCGTTGTTCGGCCTCTACAAGAGCTGGGGTGTGGAGGGGATCAAGCTCGGCTTCATCAACGACGGCACCCGGTCGATGACCGACCAGATCATCGAGTGGGCCGCAACGGCCGCCGAGTACGAACTGCTGATCGACATGCACGACGACGTCCGGCCGTTCGGCTTCGAGCGGACGTATCCGAACTACATCAGTCTGGAAGGCGTTCGGGGCAACGAGCAGTTCCCGACGGCCACGCACAACGTGACACTGCCCTTCGCCCGCAACATCGGCGGCCCGATGGACTACACGATCTGCTACGGCCAGTCCCGCGACAAGACGACCAACGCCCACCAGATGGCCATGGCCGCGGTGTACTACCAGCCCCTCAACTTCCTCTTCTGGTACGACAAGCCCTCCAAGTACGGCAACCCCGCCAACTGGCCCGGACTGCCCTGGTTCAACGCCGTCCCCACGTCCTGGGACGAGAGCCGGACCCTGGCCGGATCGATCGGCGAGTACGTGGCCGTCGCCCGGCGCAACGGCTCCACCTGGTATCTCGGGACGATGACCGACGAGACGTCCCGGACCCTGTCGCTCCCGCTGTCCTTCCTGGGCAGCGGAACGTACACGGCGACGATCTACTCCGACGGCACACCGGGCACCAACCCGTACCAGACCCCCGTCGTCGTCAGCACGCGCACGGTCACCTCGGCGACCACACTGGACGTGGCCATGGCCCCGGCCGGCGGCCAGGCGATCATCCTCAGGCCGAGCTGA
- a CDS encoding alpha/beta fold hydrolase: MVEHRTVDVNGIRLHITEQGSGPLVVLLHGFPESWHSWHHQFGPLADAGFRVVAPDQRGYGRSEHPEDVDAYTILHLVGDVVGLIQALGEEKAYVVGHDWGAPVAWHTALLRPDMVLGVAGLSVPPPFRGTRPPLATMEERFGGRFYWNYFNRPGVADAEFARDTRTTLRKFFYSASGDAPGTTEGKQPLVDPERGWLAAMPDPEVLPEWLTEDDLDALTESFSQGFTGALNWYRNLDRNWELTAAWHGAVVTSPALYIYGDRDLVPAFPGTPELIEKLPDLLPDLRRKPLKLPGCGHWTQQERPAEVNAALIEFLRSCS, from the coding sequence ATGGTTGAGCATCGGACAGTTGACGTGAACGGCATCCGGCTGCACATCACCGAGCAGGGCAGCGGCCCCCTGGTGGTGCTTCTGCACGGCTTCCCCGAGTCATGGCACTCCTGGCACCACCAGTTCGGCCCGCTGGCCGACGCCGGCTTCCGCGTGGTCGCCCCCGACCAGCGCGGATACGGTCGCAGCGAGCATCCCGAGGACGTCGACGCGTACACCATCCTCCATCTCGTCGGCGACGTCGTCGGGCTGATCCAGGCCCTGGGTGAGGAGAAGGCGTATGTCGTCGGGCACGACTGGGGCGCGCCGGTCGCCTGGCACACCGCGCTGCTGCGGCCGGACATGGTGCTCGGGGTGGCCGGTCTGAGCGTGCCGCCCCCGTTCCGGGGGACGCGGCCTCCGCTGGCCACCATGGAGGAGCGGTTCGGGGGTCGGTTCTACTGGAACTACTTCAACCGGCCCGGTGTCGCCGACGCCGAGTTCGCGAGGGACACGCGCACGACCTTGCGGAAGTTCTTCTACTCGGCGTCCGGCGACGCTCCCGGCACCACCGAGGGCAAGCAGCCCCTCGTCGACCCCGAGCGCGGCTGGCTCGCGGCCATGCCGGACCCCGAAGTCCTGCCGGAATGGCTCACCGAGGACGACCTCGACGCACTCACCGAAAGCTTCTCGCAGGGGTTCACCGGAGCCCTCAACTGGTACCGCAACCTCGACCGCAACTGGGAACTGACCGCCGCGTGGCACGGCGCCGTCGTCACCTCCCCCGCCCTCTACATATACGGCGACCGCGACCTGGTCCCGGCGTTCCCGGGCACCCCCGAACTCATCGAGAAACTCCCCGACCTGTTGCCCGACCTCCGGCGCAAGCCCCTCAAGCTGCCGGGCTGCGGGCACTGGACTCAGCAGGAACGCCCGGCCGAGGTGAACGCGGCGCTCATCGAGTTCCTCAGGTCTTGTTCCTGA